CTCCCTTACAATCAAAGTTTTGAGTTGGAAACACCTGGGTGGTGTTTGGTTGATATTCTGAATCCATTCTCCCCATATAGACACTTTCTTTGCTTCCCCCCATTTGGAGATCATCTTTGCAGAAatgtcttcctcctcctctatcACTATTAACTTGTTCTCCCTTTGCCCATAGTCACGAGCAATCCAGATCGCCATGTCACGGATGACGTCATGCATCTTTACATATTGTCTTTGATAATCATCAAGCCCACTTTCCAATAGACAAAGCCTCTTTAAATCTCCCAAGACATACTCTCCCTCTTCTCGCATACGGTATACATTATTGGTGTCTCCTAGCAAGCCTTCTCCAATCCAGAGTTCAATAAGCTCATTATTTACTATGGGGTAATCCTCGGGAAGAGACAACAGTAAAGGAAGCATTGTTGGGTAGAATCTTTTAAGCTATTATAACTGAACTCTAATATGTTGTACACTTCTTCCACCATACCTGGCAGGTTGTGCGGTTTGTTCCTTAGTGTTGTCAACGCATGTTTCCACTCATGGGGATTAGCTATGCCAGCCATGGCTCGCCCAATAGTAATAAGGGCTAGTGGCAACCCATCGCACTCTCGGGCAATGCCCTTGGCGAGCACTGGAATATCTGGATGAGAATCTATAGTCGATTTGCCAACGTTGTTCTCAAATAATTCCAAGGCTTCTTCGGGTGTCAAACATTGTACTTTGAAGATCTTGTTCGCTACCATTTGGTCACATACTTGCTTTGACCGAGTTGTGAATACAACTTTGGATCCATTCTCGGGACTAGGACGAGGAACTCCAATTTGTAAAAGGTCCAGCCTCCCCCATAGATCATCAATCAACAATACAAACTTCTTCATATTCAAATCTTCGCACAGATGATGGACCCTTTCATCCCATGACCATCCTTTCCAGAGCTCATCTTTAATGTCCAGCCTTTTCCTTATGTTGTCTTGAATTCTATCTTTGTTCACTTGCCTGGACACCACCACCCAAATAACAACATCTAATCCACGATTTGTGCGAGAAAGCTCCATGTTGATCCTTTTCATGAGGGTGGTCTTTCCCACACCACCTATTCCGTATAACCCAATCATTCCTACTTTTTTCTCGTCTACAAGCCATTTCCACACTTCCTTAAATGAACTATCAAGCCCCACTGTCTTGTCCATAGGCATCCCGAGCACTTGAGGGGGAGGCAATGGTGACGTCACAATGTTGAATTCTCCTTCCTTGGGTTGGAACTCTCTCGCTTCATTGAGCATTTGATTAACTCTTTTCCCCAATTTATAACTGGACCAACAGTTCGGTGGAAGACAACGACATAGACATTTGATTTTGTCACGTTCCTCGACTTCCCGAAGAACTTGATATACTCGATCAACAAACTCTTGTACTTTTCCTAACCAATTCGCCACTTGTTTCGTGCGCACTGCAcgtgcttctttttcttcatgtaCCACCCTTACCTTCACATCGTAGCTCATGTCCTCTAGGTCTTCAATTGTTTTCCTCAAAGAGTCGACATTATCTTTAAGATGATAAATGTAGCCCAAAGGTTTGCTGGCAAAGCACCACAACTCTTTGACGAGTTCTAAAAGAGGATTTGCGAAATCCATAGATTCTTTCCAAGATGAGAGCTTGAAAATTTGAGTATTTAGATGGTAGGAAAGTGACGGATGGGTAGTGTTCGATAAGCCCTTCTATATATATCTCACTTGTTTTGGCCAGCAAACGAAGGAAAGAATATCGCGACCTTTTCTTTACtccaagaagaagagaaatagaacgatagttcttcttctttcttcgttgAGGTCGAGCGGCAAAGAATCTTTCTGTTCAGAAATGAAATACAAAATCGTTTAAGccaagaaaaag
The window above is part of the Eucalyptus grandis isolate ANBG69807.140 chromosome 6, ASM1654582v1, whole genome shotgun sequence genome. Proteins encoded here:
- the LOC108957141 gene encoding probable disease resistance protein At1g15890 isoform X2, translating into MDFANPLLELVKELWCFASKPLGYIYHLKDNVDSLRKTIEDLEDMSYDVKVRVVHEEKEARAVRTKQVANWLGKVQEFVDRVYQVLREVEERDKIKCLCRCLPPNCWSSYKLGKRVNQMLNEAREFQPKEGEFNIVTSPLPPPQVLGMPMDKTVGLDSSFKEVWKWLVDEKKVGMIGLYGIGGVGKTTLMKRINMELSRTNRGLDVVIWVVVSRQVNKDRIQDNIRKRLDIKDELWKGWSWDERVHHLCEDLNMKKFVLLIDDLWGRLDLLQIGVPRPSPENGSKVVFTTRSKQVCDQMVANKIFKVQCLTPEEALELFENNVGKSTIDSHPDIPVLAKGIARECDGLPLALITIGRAMAGIANPHEWKHALTTLRNKPHNLPGMVEEVYNILEFSYNSLKDSTQQCFLYCCLFPRITP